A single Nostoc sp. PCC 7107 DNA region contains:
- the rfbC gene encoding dTDP-4-dehydrorhamnose 3,5-epimerase — MIFTATNLKDAYIIDLEARSDHRGFFARYFCAQEFEAHGLKPVVAQCNLSYNYKKGTLRGMHYQLQPAAETKLVRCTKGAIYDVIIDMRPDSPTFLSHIGVELTADNRRALYVPEMFAHGYQALTDDAEVIYQVGEFYTPGYERGLRYDDPFFNIEWPVEVTEISEKDLNWPLLSMMRVGEGEEVAASV; from the coding sequence ATGATTTTCACCGCTACCAATCTCAAAGATGCTTACATTATTGATTTAGAAGCAAGAAGCGATCATCGTGGTTTTTTTGCTCGTTATTTCTGCGCTCAAGAATTTGAAGCTCACGGTTTAAAGCCAGTTGTTGCTCAATGTAACTTGTCTTATAACTACAAAAAAGGTACTTTGCGGGGAATGCACTATCAACTGCAACCCGCAGCCGAAACAAAATTAGTTCGCTGCACCAAAGGGGCAATTTATGACGTAATTATTGATATGCGTCCTGATTCTCCGACATTTTTATCTCATATTGGCGTGGAACTAACCGCAGATAATCGCCGGGCTTTGTATGTGCCGGAAATGTTTGCTCACGGCTATCAAGCATTAACAGATGATGCGGAAGTAATCTATCAAGTTGGTGAGTTTTATACACCAGGATATGAAAGAGGTCTGCGTTATGATGACCCATTTTTTAACATTGAATGGCCTGTAGAAGTCACAGAAATTTCTGAGAAAGATTTAAATTGGCCTTTGTTAAGTATGATGCGTGTGGGAGAAGGTGAGGAAGTTGCAGCAAGTGTATAG
- a CDS encoding NAD(P)H-dependent oxidoreductase has product MIIIDNALKARAAAGNPIKVGMIGAGFMGRGIANQIINSVPGMELVAIFNRSIDGAKRAYTEAGIEDIQVINTVSDLEDAIASGKYVVTDEAKLICQSESIEAIIEVTGAVEFGAHVVMEAIAHRKHVIMMNAELDGTVGSILKVYADKAGVILSACDGDQPGVEMNLYRFVQSIGLTPLLCGNIKGLQDPYRNPTTQEGFAKRWGQKAHMVTSFADGSKISFEQAIVANATGMQVAKRGMLGYDFAGHVDEMTNMYDIDQLKELGGIVDYVVGAKPGPGVFVFATHDDPKQRHYLNLYKLGEGPLYSFYTPYHLCHFEVPLSVARAVLFHDAVMAPIGKPLVDVVTTAKIDLPAGETLDGIGYYMTYGQCENSSVVQAQKLLPMGLAEGCRLKRDIPRDQVLTYDDVELPKGRLCDQLRAEQNAYFASEKVLASVG; this is encoded by the coding sequence ATGATTATTATTGATAATGCTTTAAAAGCTCGTGCCGCAGCTGGTAATCCCATCAAAGTGGGAATGATTGGTGCTGGTTTTATGGGGCGAGGAATTGCCAACCAAATTATTAATTCAGTACCGGGAATGGAGTTAGTTGCTATCTTCAATCGCAGTATTGATGGAGCTAAACGAGCTTATACAGAAGCTGGGATTGAAGATATTCAAGTTATTAACACTGTGAGCGATTTAGAAGATGCGATCGCCAGCGGTAAATATGTCGTTACAGATGAGGCTAAGTTAATCTGCCAATCAGAAAGCATCGAAGCAATTATTGAAGTGACTGGCGCAGTTGAATTTGGCGCTCATGTTGTCATGGAAGCGATCGCTCATCGCAAGCATGTCATTATGATGAATGCCGAACTTGACGGTACAGTTGGCTCTATCCTCAAAGTCTACGCTGACAAAGCTGGCGTGATCCTCAGTGCTTGTGATGGCGACCAACCAGGGGTAGAAATGAATCTTTACAGATTTGTACAGAGCATAGGTCTGACACCATTACTATGCGGTAACATCAAAGGATTGCAAGACCCCTATCGCAACCCCACAACCCAAGAAGGCTTTGCTAAACGCTGGGGACAAAAAGCCCACATGGTGACAAGCTTTGCTGATGGTAGCAAAATTTCCTTCGAGCAGGCGATCGTTGCTAACGCCACCGGAATGCAAGTCGCCAAGCGCGGAATGCTTGGCTATGACTTCGCAGGTCATGTTGATGAAATGACCAATATGTACGACATTGACCAACTCAAAGAATTAGGCGGAATTGTTGATTATGTAGTTGGTGCTAAACCCGGCCCTGGTGTATTTGTCTTCGCTACTCACGATGACCCCAAACAACGCCACTACCTCAACCTCTACAAATTAGGTGAAGGGCCTCTCTATAGTTTCTATACTCCTTATCACCTCTGCCATTTTGAAGTTCCCCTGTCTGTAGCGCGTGCTGTTCTCTTCCACGATGCTGTTATGGCTCCTATTGGTAAACCATTGGTAGATGTAGTCACAACTGCCAAAATCGATTTGCCAGCTGGCGAAACACTTGATGGTATTGGTTACTATATGACTTACGGTCAATGTGAAAATTCTTCCGTTGTCCAAGCCCAAAAACTATTACCAATGGGTTTAGCAGAAGGCTGTCGTTTAAAACGAGATATTCCTCGTGATCAAGTCCTAACTTACGACGATGTAGAATTACCCAAAGGTAGACTTTGTGACCAACTTCGTGCTGAACAAAATGCTTATTTTGCATCGGAAAAAGTTCTGGCATCTGTTGGCTAA